From Tiliqua scincoides isolate rTilSci1 chromosome 2, rTilSci1.hap2, whole genome shotgun sequence, the proteins below share one genomic window:
- the LOC136640392 gene encoding zinc finger and SCAN domain-containing protein 30-like, whose amino-acid sequence MNGQTSGSPVEGTGEAERAPSRDEAESLREPQESQEEPGRGVQQRWEAQWQQFLKVLQAPHSAQESPQLSEAAPWDDAKAFLASFEQVAAACRWPRGEWVARLLPALSGESQQAFNLLAARDKEDYGKVKAAILRGEALRREKQRQHFRQFCCPELEDPRRMYSQVQELCCQWLKPERHTKEQILELLVLEQFLASLPVNVQKWVRARGPDSCAQAVALLEDFLMSRREAEAGMWQEPMQEWAVCPFDVKEEPLDPLQVEVSKEHAEEFRDTQQNIKEDVALPGLGITRPTLLLALEDQDMGEDELSKALGVQMEQVMNPKKAGASFHVVEQMPVQSSQQTTFWKVLQEDGENVNSLEESLGSLRDLVLNPVKKEERFLLDPVQSQRLSGQDSDGGKVTQLKGKNFQLIENEPVETSRRGQRRTQEDVLVTAEVHVEGCESNTEQGTEQFRECHQKICTGKKPHQCPECRKNFSRRSHMLSHQYTHTGEAPHKCPNCGKAFSQRSDLLRHQSIHTGEKPFKCPECGRGFSRKSHLLSHQNVHITEKPHKCPDCERCFSQRSSLLIHQYVHTGEKPHKCPKCGKSFSHRSSLSTHQKIHTGEKPHKCPKCGKGFFRRSVLLTHLNVHTGEKPHKCPDCGKNFSQRSHLLTHQKIHTETQTLLLS is encoded by the exons ATGAATGGGCAAACAAGTGGAAGCCCAGTAGAAGGAACAGGAGAGGCAGAAAGAGCCCCAAGCAGAGATGAGGCTGAATCTCTGAGAGAGCCACAAGAAAGCCAAGAGGAGCCTGGCAGGGGGGTGCAACAGCGCTGGGAAGCCcagtggcagcagttcctcaaGGTCCTGCAGGCTCCTCATTCTGCACAGGAGAGCCCCCAGCTGTCAGAGGCTGCACCCTGGGATGATGCCAAGGCCTTCCTGGCCTCCTTTGAGCAGGTGGCTGCAGCCTGTCGGTGGCCCagaggagagtgggtggctcGGCTTCTGCCTGCCCTGAGTGGGGAATCCCAGCAAGCCTTCAACCTCTTggcagccagagacaaggaggACTACGGGAAAGTGAAGGCTGCCATCTTGAGAGGTGAAGCcctgagaagggagaagcagcgcCAGCACTTCCGGCAGttctgctgcccagagctggAAGACCCGCGAAGGATGTACAGCCAAGTCCAGGAGCTTTGCTGCCAATGGCTGAAGCCAGAAAGGCACACgaaggagcagatcctggagctgctggtcctggagcagttcctggccaGCCTGCCGGTGAATGTCCAGAAGTGGGTCCGGGCAAGAGGACCAGACAGCTGTGCCCAGGCTGTGGCCCTGTTGGAGGATTTCCTGATGAGCCGGAGAGAGGCTGAGGCAGGGATGTGGCAG GAGCCAATGCAGGAGTGGGCTGTGTGTCCCTTCGATGTAAAGGAGGAACCCTTGGATCCGTTGCAGGTGGAGGTCTCCAAAGAACACGCAGAGGAATTCAGAGACACCCAGCAGAACATCAAAGAGGATGTAGCCTTGCCAG GCCTTGGAATCACACGTCCAACATTGTTGCTTGCCCTGGAAGATCAGGACATGGGTGAAGATGAGCTGAGCAAGGCCCTTGGTGTCCAAATGGAGCAG GTGATGAACCCAAAGAAGGCGGGTGCGTCTTTCCACGTGGTTGAGCAAATGCCAGTGCAGTCCAGTCAACAGACCACATTCTGGAAAGTTCTGCAGGAGGATGGTGAAAATGTGAATTCCCTTG AGGAATCTTTGGGCTCCCTACGTGATCTGGTCCTCAATCCAGTGAAAAAAGAAGAGAGGTTCCTCCTGGATCCTGTGCAAAGTCAGAGACTCTCAGGCCAGGACTCAG ATGGTGGGAAAGTAACTCAACTCAAGGGGAAGAATTTTCAACTTATAGAAAATGAGCCAGTGGAAACATCCAGGAGAGGACAAAGGAGAACCCAAGAGGATGTGCTGGTGACTGCTGAGGTGCACGTGGAAGGATGCGAGTCCAACACAGAGCAGGGAACGGAGCAATTTAGGGAATGCCATCAGAAGATCTGCACAGGAAAGAAACCGCACCAATGTCCTGAGTGCAGAAAAAATTTCTCTCGGAGATCACATATGTTAAGCCATCAGTACACTCATACTGGGGAAGCACCTCACAAATGTCCCAACTGTGGAAAAGCCTTCTCTCAGAGGTCAGATTTATTAAGACATCAGAGTATTCATACTGGGGAAAAACCTTTCAAATGCCCTGAATGTGGAAGAGGCTTCTCACGGAAATCACATTTGCTTAGCCATCAGAACGTTCATATTACAGAGAAACCTCACAAATGCCCAGACTGTGAAAGGTGCTTCTCTCAGAGATCAAGTTTGTTAATCCATCAGTATGTTCATACTGGGGAAAAACCTCACAAATGCCCCAAATGTGGTAAGAGCTTCTCTCACAGATCAAGTTTGTCAACCCATCAGAAAATTCATACAGGTGAAAAACCTCACAAATGCCCCAAATGTGGAAAGGGGTTCTTTCGGAGATCCGTTTTGTTAACCCATCTGAACGTTCATactggagagaaacctcacaAATGCCCAGACTGTGGAAAAAACTTCTCTCAGAGATCACATTTATTGACCCATCAGAAAATTCATACTGAGACTCAAACCTTACTGCTGTCCTAG
- the LOC136640386 gene encoding zinc finger protein 397-like produces MNEQTCKGPEQCSGRAPGRDQPESVMEPQDGQVEPGRGMQQCWETQWQQFLQTLQAPHPAWGNPQLSEATPWDDAKAFLASFEQVAAACQWPREEWVARLLPALCGQAQEAFSLLETRDKEDYGKVKASILRGDALRRERQRQHFRQFCCSELEDPRRMYIQVQELCCQWLKPERHTKEQILELLVLEQFLSSLPVDVQSWIQAGGPNSCAQAVALLENFLVIQREAEAGARQEPLQEWTGSPLYATEECLDMVQGEISKEHAEIFRDTKQNVKEEVTLPGIGNTHPPSLLTPEDQDMTEAELIKALGVQMDQAMNPRKTDAPSHIVEQTPMQSSQQTIFWKVLQEDCENVNSLGSSSPQHGLVPHPVKKEETFLPDPVQIQRLPDQDSDLEVARTKELREPRMSFSQRSNLLRHQVVNTRKKPHQCSECGKHFAWRSHLLNHQKHHTGEKPHKCPKCGKSYYQRSHLLTHQVIHTGKKPHRCPECGKSFSRRSNLLRHQKIHTGEKPHKCPDCGKSFSWRSRLLSHQMIHTGKKPHKCPDCGKKFSQRSSLLRHQNIHTREKPHKCPDWEKSFSKRSELFRHQNIHTGENSHQCPKCGKNFSRKSGLLRHQNIHTGEKPHQCPKCGKSFSERSNLLRHQKIHYGVKAHKCLDCGRGFFRRSHLLSHQKTHTVRNLKSVLCVGKT; encoded by the exons ATGAATGAGCAAACATGTAAAGGTCCAGAACAGTGTTCAGGAAGAGCCCCAGGCAGAGATCAGCCTGAATCTGTGATGGAGCCGCAAGATGGCCAAGTGGAGCCAGGCAGAGGAATGCAGCAGTGTTGGGAAACCCAGTGGCAGCAGTTCCTCCAGACCCTGCAGGCTCCTCACCCTGCATGGGGGAACCCCCAGCTGTCAGAAGCCACACCCTGGGATGATGCCAAGGCCTTTCTGGCCTCCTTTGAGCAGGTGGCTGCAGCCTGTCAGTGGCCCAGAGAAGAGTGGGTGGCTCGGCTACTTCCTGCACTTTGTGGACAAGCCCAAGAGGCCTTTAGCCTCCTGGAAACCAGAGACAAGGAGGACTATGGGAAAGTGAAGGCCTCCATCTTGAGAGGTGATGCCCTGAGAAGGGAGAGGCAACGCCAGCACTTCCGGCAGTTCTGCTGCTCGGAGCTGGAAGACCCACGAAGGATGTACATCCAAGTCCAGGAGCTTTGCTGCCAATGGCTGAAGCCAGAAAGGCACACAaaggagcagatcctggagctgctggtcCTAGAGCAGTTTCTGTCCAGCCTGCCGGTGGATGTCCAGAGCTGGATCCAAGCAGGGGGGCCAAACAGCTGTGCCCAGGCTGTGGCCTTGCTGGAGAATTTCCTGGTGATCCAGAGAGAGGCCGAGGCAGGAGCAAGACAG GAGCCCTTGCAGGAGTGGACCGGGAGTCCCCTTTATGCAACGGAGGAATGCTTGGACATGGTGCAGGGGGAGATCTCCAAAGAGCACGCAGAGATATTCAGAGACACCAAGCAGAACGTCAAAGAGGAAGTCACCTTGCCAG GCATTGGTAACACACATCCACCTTCATTGCTTACCCCAGAAGATCAGGACATGACTGAAGCTGAGCTGATCAAGGCTCTTGGCGTCCAAATGGACCAG GCAATGAACCCGAGGAAGACAGATGCGCCTTCCCACATTGTTGAGCAGACACCGATGCAGTCAAGCCAACAGACCATTTTCTGGAAAGTTCTGCAGGAGGACTGTGAAAATGTGAATTCGCTGG GATCTTCAAGCCCCCAACATGGCCTGGTCCCCCATccagtgaaaaaggaagagacGTTCCTCCCAGATCCTGTGCAAATTCAGAGACTCCCAGATCAGGACTCGGATTTGGAAGTTGCAAGAACCAAGGAGTTGCGAGAGCCAAGAATGAGCTTCTCTCAGAGATCAAATTTATTAAGACATCAGGTGGTAAATACAAGAAAGAAACCACACCAgtgttctgagtgtggaaaacATTTTGCTTGGAGATCACATTTGTTAAACCATCAGAAGCACCATACTGGAGAGAAACCACACAAATGCCCTAAATGTGGAAAAAGCTACTATCAGAGATCACATTTGTTAACCCATCAGGTGatccacacaggaaagaaaccaCACCGGTGTcctgagtgtggaaaaagcttctctcGGAGATCAAATCTGTTAAGACATCAGAAGATTCATactggagagaaacctcacaAGTGTCCCGactgtggaaaaagcttctctTGGAGATCACGTTTGTTAAGCCATCAGATGatccacacaggaaagaaaccCCACAAATGCCCTGATTGTGGGAAAAAATTCTCTCAGAGATCAAGTTTATTAAGGCATCAGAACATTCATACTAGAGAGAAACCTCACAAATGCCCTGACTGGGAAAAAAGCTTCTCGAAGAGATCAGAATTATTTAGACATCAGAACATTCATACTGGGGAGAATTCCCACCAATGCCCCAAGTGTGGGAAAAACTTTTCACGTAAATCAGGTTTATTAAGACATCAGAACATTCATACTGGGGAGAAACCCCACCAGTGCCCcaagtgtggaaaaagcttctctGAGAGATCAAATTTATTAAGACATCAGAAGATTCATTATGGAGTGAAAGCTCACAAATGCCTCGACTGTGGAAGAGGCTTCTTTCGGCGATCACACCTATTATCCCATCAGAAAACTCATACTGTGAGAAATCTTAAGAGTGTCCTATGTGTGGGAAAAACTTAA
- the LOC136640398 gene encoding zinc finger protein 397-like, with translation MKEQTGGDLAEGTGVTGEVIGRDQPESVMEPQEGQVEPGREMQQRWETQWQQFLQTLQAPHPTWGNPQLLETAPWDDAKTFLVSFEQVAAACRWPRGEWVARLLPALSGQAQEAFSLLADRDKEDYGKVKAAILRGETLRREKQRQHFRQFCCLELGDPQRMYSQVQELCCQWLKPERHTKEQILELLVLEQFLASLPVDVQCWIRARGPESCAQAVALLEDFLLSRREAEAGAGQEPLQECPVNLLDAKEEPLDIVQGEISREHAEMFREPKQNIEEEEPSLPGLGIAHPASVLPPEGQGKTEDELSKAPGVQVDQMMNPRKTDAPFHVVELTPIQSSQTMFWTVLQEEDENVDSLAASVWNQIGRKRQLAHSSQQRPHSGKKPYTCHKCGKSFSRGEVLKKHKRTHTGEKPYTCQECGKSFRESSKLTIHQRVHTGENPYTCQECGKSFSQSGHLTTHQRTHSGEKPYMCQECGKRFTTNGDLKIHQRTHSGEKPYTCQECGKGFTTSSKLKSHHRTHTGEKPYTCQECGKSFTRTGYLRMHKRTHTGEKPYRCQECGKSFISSSYLIIHQRTHSGEKLYSCQECGKSFISSSKLMMHQRTHSGEKPYTCQECGKSFISSSNLTSHQRTHRRGKPFIC, from the exons ATGAAGGAGCAAACAGGTGGAGATCTTGCAGAAGGAACAGGAGTGACAGGAGAAGTCATAGGCAGAGATCAGCCTGAATCTGTGATGGAGCCACAAGAGGGCCAAGTGGAGCCAGGAAGGGAAATGCAACAGCGTTGGGAAACCCAATGGCAGCAGTTCCTCCAGACCCTGCAGGCTCCTCACCCTACATGGGGGAACCCCCAACTGTTGGAGACTGCACCCTGGGATGATGCCAAGACCTTTCTAGTCTCCTTTGAGCAAGTGGCTGCAGCCTGTCGGTGGCCCagaggagagtgggtggctcGGCTCCTGCCTGCACTGAGTGGACAAGCCCAAGAGGCCTTTAGCCTCCTGGCAGACAGAGATAAAGAGGATTATGGGAAAGTGAAGGCTGCCATCTTAAGAGGTGAAACCCTAAGAAGGGAGAAGCAGCGGCAGCATTTCCGGCAGTTCTGCTGCCTAGAGCTGGGAGACCCGCAAAGGATGTACAGCCAAGTTCAGGAGCTTTGCTGCCAGTGGCTGAAGCCCGAGAGGCACACgaaggagcagatcctggagctgctggtcctggagcagttcctggccaGCCTGCCGGTGGACGTCCAGTGCTGGATTCGGGCAAGAGGGCCGGAAAGCTGTGCCCAGGCTGTGGCCCTGCTGGAAGATTTCCTGTTGAGTCGGAGAGAGGCTGAGGCAGGGGCAGGACAG GAGCCATTGCAGGAGTGCCCTGTGAACCTCCTTGATGCAAAGGAGGAACCCTTGGACATTGTGCAGGGGGAGATCTCCAGAGAACATGCGGAGATGTTCAGAGAACCCAAGCAGAACATCGAGGAGGAGGAGCCCTCTTTGCCAG GCCTTGGAATCGCACATCCAGCTTCGGTGCTTCCCCCAGAAGGTCAGGGCAAGACTGAAGATGAGCTGAGCAAGGCTCCTGGTGTCCAAGTGGACCAG ATGATGAACCCGAGGAAGACAGATGCGCCTTTCCACGTAGTTGAGCTGACACCGATTCAGTCAAGCCAGACCATGTTCTGGACAGTTCTGCAGGAGGAGGATGAAAATGTGGATTCCCTGG CAGCGTCGGTTTGGaaccagattggaagaaagaggcAGCTGGCTCATTCTTCCCAGCAAAGACCCCACTCAGggaagaaaccctatacatgccacaagtgtggaaagagcttcagtcgagGTGAAGTCCTTAAGAAGCataagagaactcacacaggggagaaaccctatacctgccaggagtgtggaaagagcttccgtgaGAGTAGTAAACTTACAATCCACCAGAGAGTTCACACAGGGGAGAACCCCtacacatgccaggagtgtggaaagagctttagtcagAGTGGTCACCTTACGACTCACCAGAGAACTCattcaggagagaaaccatatatgtgccaggagtgtggaaagagattcaCTACGAATGGTGACCTTAAAATCCACCAGAGAACTCattcaggggagaaaccctacacatgccaggagtgtggaaagggatTCACCACGAGCAGCAAGCTTAAAAGCCATCACAGAacacacacaggtgagaaaccttatacatgccaggagtgtggcaagagcttcaCTCGAACTGGTTACCTTCGTATGCAtaagagaacccacacaggggagaaaccctacagatgccaagagtgtggaaagagcttcatttccAGCAGCTACCTTATAATCCACCAGAGAACTCACTCAGGTGAGAAACTTTATTCATGCCAGGAatgcggaaagagcttcatttCCAGCAGCAAGCTTATGATGCACCAGAGAACTCattcaggggagaaaccctatacgtgccaggagtgtggaaagagcttcatttccAGCAGCAACCTTACATCTCATCAGAGAACACACAGACGGGGAAAACCTTTTATATGCTAG